A stretch of Candidatus Methylomirabilota bacterium DNA encodes these proteins:
- a CDS encoding glucose 1-dehydrogenase, with protein sequence MRLSGKVAIITGGGSGIGRGIAMAMAREGADIAIPDIQVLNAEKVADEIKGLGRKAMAMKADVTSAADVKTMVDRTRESFGKIDILVNNAGMAAPPGMPFTNNTEEDWDRTFAVNTKSVFLACKAVAPYFIERKAGRIINIASIAGPLAAVTMPAYSVAKQGVITFTRVVAKELAAHRITVNAICPGVLWTDFWQKLAAHIAQTNPAFAGLTPRQVFDKRVSDIVPMKCEQEPEDIGAAAVFLASDEARYITGQALMVDGGCVMW encoded by the coding sequence ATGCGGCTCAGCGGCAAGGTGGCGATCATCACGGGCGGAGGCAGTGGCATCGGGCGGGGGATCGCGATGGCTATGGCCCGCGAGGGCGCGGACATCGCCATCCCCGACATCCAGGTCCTGAACGCCGAGAAGGTCGCCGACGAGATCAAGGGGCTGGGCCGGAAGGCGATGGCCATGAAGGCCGACGTGACGAGCGCCGCCGACGTCAAGACGATGGTCGACCGCACGCGCGAATCGTTCGGCAAGATCGACATCCTCGTGAACAACGCCGGCATGGCCGCTCCGCCCGGCATGCCCTTCACCAACAACACCGAGGAGGACTGGGATCGGACCTTCGCCGTCAATACCAAGTCGGTGTTCCTCGCCTGCAAGGCCGTCGCGCCGTACTTCATCGAGCGCAAGGCCGGGCGGATCATCAACATCGCCTCCATCGCGGGCCCCCTGGCGGCGGTGACCATGCCCGCCTACAGCGTGGCCAAGCAGGGGGTGATCACGTTCACGCGGGTGGTGGCCAAGGAGCTGGCCGCCCACCGGATCACCGTGAACGCCATCTGTCCCGGCGTCCTGTGGACCGACTTCTGGCAGAAGCTGGCCGCCCACATCGCCCAGACCAACCCGGCCTTCGCCGGCCTCACGCCGCGACAGGTGTTCGACAAGCGGGTCAGCGACATCGTGCCGATGAAGTGCGAGCAGGAGCCGGAGGACATCGGCGCGGCCGCCGTCTTCCTGGCCTCCGACGAGGCCCGCTACATCACGGGCCAGGCCCTCATGGTCGACGGCGGGTGCGTGATGTGGTAG
- a CDS encoding gamma carbonic anhydrase family protein — protein MPLFSFEGKRPRVHPSAFIAPTAVLIGDVTVEANASVWYNAVVRADFGPVVIRRGANVQDCAVVHVTPVNPVEIGAGATVGHTCVIHGAVLEDEALVGNGATVLDGARIGARAMVAAGALVTPGTAIPADVLAVGAPARVKGPLAGTAAEFWVRANPSGYQALAQRHKAGVGPVDA, from the coding sequence ATGCCACTGTTCAGCTTCGAAGGAAAGCGCCCACGGGTGCATCCCTCTGCCTTCATCGCACCGACGGCCGTGTTGATCGGCGACGTCACCGTCGAAGCGAACGCATCGGTGTGGTACAACGCCGTCGTGCGCGCGGATTTCGGGCCGGTGGTCATCCGGCGCGGCGCCAACGTCCAGGATTGCGCGGTCGTTCACGTCACCCCCGTGAATCCCGTGGAGATCGGCGCCGGCGCTACCGTGGGCCATACCTGCGTCATCCACGGCGCCGTGCTGGAGGACGAGGCGCTGGTCGGCAACGGCGCGACCGTGCTCGACGGCGCGCGCATCGGGGCGCGGGCCATGGTGGCGGCCGGGGCGCTGGTGACGCCCGGTACCGCCATCCCGGCCGACGTCCTGGCCGTGGGAGCGCCGGCACGAGTGAAGGGGCCGCTGGCCGGCACGGCCGCCGAGTTCTGGGTACGCGCCAATCCCAGCGGCTACCAGGCGCTGGCCCAGCGACACAAGGCCGGCGTCGGCCCCGTCGACGCATGA
- a CDS encoding enoyl-CoA hydratase yields the protein MSDLLYEVKDRIATITLNRPDKLNAFTGPMIDAWARSLAEAQADDAVHVVVVTGAGRAFCAGGDVGRMGQGAPTPLEHKNQLWENIHRVPRTLEAMDKPVIAMVNGLAVGAGMGMCLMCDVRVAVQDARFSTGYVKVGLVPGDGDTYFLPRLVGPAKALELLWTADFIEAAEALRLGIVNRVVPTSELAEATYALARQIAEGPQIPIRMIKRLVYQSLRLDLRTHLDLVSSHMAVVRQTIDHAEGVAAFKEKRAPRFQGR from the coding sequence ATGAGCGATCTGCTCTACGAGGTGAAGGACCGTATCGCCACCATCACGCTGAACCGGCCGGACAAGCTCAACGCGTTCACCGGCCCCATGATCGACGCCTGGGCCCGCTCTCTCGCCGAGGCCCAGGCCGACGACGCCGTGCACGTGGTCGTCGTCACTGGCGCCGGCCGCGCCTTCTGCGCCGGCGGCGACGTCGGACGCATGGGACAAGGGGCGCCGACCCCGCTCGAGCACAAGAACCAGCTCTGGGAGAACATCCACCGCGTGCCCCGGACCCTCGAGGCGATGGACAAGCCGGTCATCGCCATGGTCAACGGCCTGGCCGTCGGCGCCGGGATGGGCATGTGCCTCATGTGCGATGTGCGCGTGGCCGTTCAGGATGCGCGCTTCTCGACGGGCTACGTGAAGGTCGGGCTCGTGCCCGGCGATGGCGACACCTACTTCCTGCCGCGGCTGGTCGGGCCCGCCAAGGCCCTGGAGCTGCTGTGGACGGCGGACTTCATCGAGGCGGCCGAGGCGCTGCGGCTGGGCATCGTCAACCGCGTGGTCCCCACCTCCGAGCTGGCCGAGGCGACCTATGCGCTCGCCCGGCAGATCGCCGAGGGCCCGCAGATCCCGATCCGAATGATCAAGCGCCTGGTCTACCAGAGCCTCCGCCTCGACCTCCGCACGCATCTGGATCTGGTCTCCTCGCACATGGCGGTGGTGCGGCAAACAATTGACCACGCCGAAGGGGTGGCGGCGTTCAAGGAGAAGCGGGCCCCACGCTTCCAGGGGCGCTGA
- a CDS encoding methyltransferase domain-containing protein, whose translation MLRADREASLADIHRLNSWFGGYRLSERAIDRLIATAPRGAPLRIIDVGGGRGDLATRLIAHARRRGRALAAIVVDRDGLVRPRPGLAAVRADASALPFRPGAADVVTSSLLLHHLEPDAAARSLAEMRAAARRGVVINDLLRSRVTLALVWLVTRLFTRHPFARHDGPLSVRRAYSPQELRSIASRAGVRDLDVRRYPWLGRVVAVAS comes from the coding sequence GTGCTCCGAGCCGATCGCGAGGCCTCGCTCGCCGACATCCATCGTCTGAACAGCTGGTTCGGTGGCTATCGCCTGAGCGAGCGGGCAATCGACCGATTGATCGCCACGGCCCCGCGCGGCGCGCCGCTGCGGATCATCGACGTGGGCGGCGGCCGGGGCGATCTGGCCACGCGCCTGATCGCCCACGCCCGACGCCGCGGCCGAGCGCTGGCCGCGATCGTCGTGGACCGCGACGGCCTGGTTCGCCCGCGGCCGGGGCTGGCGGCAGTGCGGGCGGACGCCAGCGCGCTGCCGTTTCGGCCGGGCGCCGCCGACGTCGTGACCTCGTCGCTGCTGCTCCATCACCTCGAGCCCGACGCGGCCGCCCGAAGCCTCGCCGAGATGCGCGCGGCCGCCCGCCGGGGCGTCGTCATCAACGATCTGCTGCGGAGTCGCGTCACCCTGGCCCTGGTGTGGCTCGTCACGCGGCTGTTCACGCGCCACCCGTTCGCCCGCCACGACGGACCGCTTTCGGTCCGCCGTGCCTATTCCCCGCAGGAGCTCCGGTCGATCGCCTCCCGGGCCGGCGTGAGAGATCTCGACGTGCGACGTTACCCCTGGCTGGGGCGCGTCGTGGCGGTGGCGTCATGA
- a CDS encoding acyl-CoA dehydrogenase family protein has protein sequence MDFDFTPEQEAFRKEVRQWLERTLPDDLRGRGFAASRADQAEIRKLRAWQKTMYEAGYVGIDWPREFGGRGATLVEQIILYQEMARAESPQPVNRGGLSMLGPTLMKYGTPAQQQRFLSRILTAEDLWCQGFSEPNAGSDLANLQTRAGRDGDTFVVTGQKVWTSMAHVADWCFLLVRTDPQAPRHKGISFLLVDMRSPGITVRPLRQMTGEAEFNEVFFDGVRVPAENLVGRLNEGWAVAITTLAYERDLLTFIRHVSLRTAVQRLVRLVQEHGRAPDRVVRQKVAGLWIGEQALQLNAYRSLTKILRGGQPGPEGSTSKLFWSQVDQELAQTATEVLGPVSQLTAGSRWALDEGQWEFYALLAQASGIRAGTSEILRNILSERVLGLPKD, from the coding sequence ATGGACTTCGATTTCACGCCGGAGCAAGAGGCCTTCCGCAAGGAGGTCCGGCAGTGGCTCGAGCGCACGCTGCCCGACGATCTGCGCGGGCGGGGCTTCGCCGCCTCCCGCGCCGATCAGGCCGAGATCCGCAAGCTGCGGGCCTGGCAGAAGACCATGTACGAGGCCGGCTACGTCGGCATCGACTGGCCACGCGAGTTCGGTGGCCGCGGGGCCACGCTGGTGGAGCAGATCATCCTCTACCAGGAGATGGCGCGCGCCGAGTCGCCCCAGCCGGTCAATCGAGGCGGGCTCTCCATGCTCGGCCCGACTCTGATGAAGTACGGCACTCCCGCCCAACAGCAACGGTTCCTGTCCCGGATCCTGACGGCGGAGGATCTGTGGTGTCAGGGTTTTTCCGAGCCGAATGCGGGATCCGACCTGGCCAACCTCCAGACACGGGCCGGGCGAGACGGTGACACGTTCGTCGTCACCGGGCAGAAGGTCTGGACGAGCATGGCGCACGTCGCCGACTGGTGCTTCCTCCTGGTCCGCACCGACCCGCAAGCGCCGCGGCACAAAGGCATCAGCTTCCTGCTGGTCGACATGCGCTCGCCCGGGATCACGGTGCGGCCGTTGCGCCAGATGACCGGGGAGGCCGAATTCAACGAGGTGTTCTTCGACGGCGTGCGCGTGCCCGCCGAGAACCTGGTCGGCCGGCTCAACGAGGGGTGGGCCGTAGCCATCACCACGCTGGCCTACGAGCGCGACCTCCTCACCTTCATCCGGCACGTCTCGCTTCGCACGGCCGTCCAGCGCCTCGTGCGCCTCGTGCAGGAGCACGGCCGGGCCCCGGATCGCGTCGTTCGCCAGAAGGTCGCGGGCCTGTGGATCGGCGAGCAAGCGCTGCAGCTCAACGCCTATCGCAGCTTGACCAAGATCCTGCGCGGCGGCCAGCCGGGGCCGGAAGGCTCGACGTCCAAGCTCTTCTGGAGCCAGGTGGATCAGGAGCTGGCCCAGACGGCCACCGAGGTGCTGGGGCCCGTCTCGCAGCTCACCGCCGGCTCCCGGTGGGCGCTCGACGAGGGGCAGTGGGAATTCTATGCGCTGCTGGCCCAGGCCAGCGGGATCCGGGCCGGCACGTCGGAGATTCTGAGAAACATCCTGAGCGAGCGCGTGCTCGGCCTGCCCAAAGACTGA
- the murQ gene encoding N-acetylmuramic acid 6-phosphate etherase — MRRGPWAGLSTERANPASRALDRMTALGIARLMNREDQAAVRRVRHAVPAVGRAVDLIVEALSRGGRLFFMGAGTSGRLGVLEAAECPPTFGTPPGLVQAIMAGGRASVFRSREGAEDDARAAARTVRQRLRAGDVLVGVSASGVTPFVRAGLAEARRLAARTVLVVCNPRPARTAAEVVIAVAPGPEVLAGSTRLKAGTVTKLVLNTLTMASMARLGRVHGNLMIDVQPRSAKLRARASRLVQQLAAVSPPAARRALRAAGGRVRLAVLIARTGLELAPARRLLRESGGSLRDALERHTRRHRLAHPRPRGGRRP; from the coding sequence ATGCGCCGGGGGCCCTGGGCCGGGCTGTCCACGGAACGCGCAAATCCTGCGAGTCGCGCGCTCGACCGCATGACGGCGCTCGGCATCGCTCGCTTGATGAACCGCGAGGATCAGGCGGCCGTACGGCGCGTGCGACACGCTGTACCCGCCGTCGGCCGAGCCGTGGATCTGATCGTCGAGGCGCTGTCCCGAGGGGGACGGCTCTTCTTCATGGGGGCCGGCACTTCCGGGCGCCTCGGGGTCCTGGAGGCCGCCGAGTGCCCGCCGACGTTCGGGACGCCGCCGGGCCTCGTACAGGCCATCATGGCGGGCGGTCGGGCCTCCGTCTTCCGTTCGCGCGAGGGGGCCGAAGACGATGCCAGGGCGGCGGCACGGACCGTGCGGCAACGACTGCGGGCGGGCGATGTCCTGGTCGGAGTCTCCGCCAGCGGCGTCACCCCCTTCGTGCGGGCAGGGCTCGCCGAGGCGCGCCGGCTCGCCGCTCGCACGGTGCTCGTCGTGTGCAATCCGCGCCCCGCGCGCACGGCCGCCGAGGTCGTGATCGCCGTGGCGCCTGGGCCGGAGGTGCTCGCCGGCTCCACCCGCCTCAAGGCGGGCACCGTCACGAAGCTCGTCCTCAACACGCTGACGATGGCCAGCATGGCCCGGCTGGGCCGGGTGCACGGGAATCTGATGATCGACGTCCAGCCGCGGTCGGCCAAGCTCCGAGCCAGAGCGTCGCGTCTCGTCCAGCAGTTGGCCGCCGTCTCGCCGCCGGCCGCTCGTCGCGCGCTACGGGCTGCCGGCGGCCGTGTCCGGCTGGCCGTCCTCATCGCTCGCACCGGGCTCGAGCTCGCGCCGGCCCGACGGTTGCTCCGTGAATCGGGGGGATCCCTGAGAGATGCGCTCGAGCGTCACACAAGACGGCATCGGCTTGCACATCCGCGCCCCCGGGGCGGCCGTCGGCCCTGA
- a CDS encoding 3-oxoacyl-[acyl-carrier-protein] synthase III C-terminal domain-containing protein, producing MTYPRVAAVATASPPHRFTQADLLALAGYADAQRRGFFERSDIESRYLCIDPARFKPDETVDEMQARFAEGALGLGEAAARRALMRAGWGVGDLDLLVTTTCTGRLTPSLDAHLVARLGCRPDVQRAHIGDTGCASAMVALQQAWNHLRAFPSHRALVVAVEICSAAYYLDHRLESAVAHAIFADGAGALALTVEAPGPAIVVHRTLFRPEHLDAMGFEYPGGRPRIVLSKEVRRIGPAMLKDMARVLMEAQGLKQEDIRYWVLHSAGRRVLERAAGLLGLGEDEMTHARTVLRKYGNMSSATILFVLEETLRAASPMPGDWGLMIGLGPGFTAEGALLRW from the coding sequence ATGACGTATCCGCGGGTTGCGGCGGTGGCGACGGCCTCGCCGCCGCATCGCTTCACGCAGGCCGACCTCCTCGCCCTGGCCGGCTACGCCGATGCGCAGCGCCGCGGCTTCTTCGAGCGCAGCGACATCGAGAGCCGGTACCTGTGCATCGATCCCGCGCGGTTCAAGCCCGACGAGACCGTGGACGAGATGCAAGCCCGGTTCGCCGAGGGGGCGCTGGGGCTGGGAGAGGCGGCGGCGCGCCGGGCCCTGATGCGCGCGGGCTGGGGCGTCGGCGACCTCGATCTTCTGGTGACCACGACGTGCACCGGGCGGCTGACTCCCAGTTTGGATGCGCACCTGGTCGCACGGCTGGGCTGTCGTCCCGATGTCCAGCGCGCCCACATCGGCGACACCGGGTGTGCGTCGGCGATGGTCGCCCTGCAGCAGGCCTGGAATCACCTGCGGGCCTTTCCCAGTCACCGGGCGCTCGTCGTAGCCGTCGAGATCTGCTCGGCGGCGTACTATCTGGACCACCGCCTGGAGTCGGCGGTGGCCCACGCCATCTTCGCCGATGGCGCCGGCGCCCTGGCCCTGACCGTCGAGGCCCCGGGACCAGCCATCGTGGTCCACCGGACGCTCTTCCGCCCGGAGCACCTCGACGCGATGGGGTTCGAATACCCGGGCGGCCGTCCCCGGATCGTGCTGTCCAAGGAGGTGCGCCGGATCGGGCCAGCCATGCTCAAGGACATGGCCCGGGTGCTCATGGAGGCTCAGGGCCTCAAGCAGGAGGACATCCGCTACTGGGTGCTGCACTCGGCCGGCCGCCGGGTGCTGGAGCGAGCGGCCGGCCTCCTCGGCCTCGGCGAGGACGAAATGACGCATGCCCGGACGGTGCTGCGGAAGTACGGCAACATGTCCTCCGCGACGATTCTCTTCGTCCTCGAAGAGACGCTGCGGGCCGCGTCGCCGATGCCCGGCGATTGGGGCCTCATGATCGGGCTCGGCCCCGGCTTCACGGCCGAGGGCGCCCTGCTGCGCTGGTGA
- a CDS encoding VIT1/CCC1 transporter family protein, which produces MTLIHPERHFTGNRAVRDLVLGMADGLTVPFALAAGLSGAIDTTWIIVVAGLAEIAAGAIAMGLGGYLAARSDAEHYESERRREQREVRDKPQAEAAEVFAVLEAYGVKAEAATPLVQALQRDPDRWVDFMMRFELGLERPDPRRALRSAITIGGAYVLGGLIPLWPYMVIGHVITALTVSSAVTIVALLVFGYVKGRFTGAPPIPSALGTALIGGVAAGVAFAIAQAIT; this is translated from the coding sequence ATGACGCTCATCCATCCCGAGCGACACTTCACCGGCAATCGCGCCGTCCGCGACCTGGTGCTGGGCATGGCCGACGGCCTCACCGTGCCCTTCGCGCTGGCCGCCGGGCTCAGCGGGGCCATCGACACCACGTGGATCATCGTGGTGGCCGGGCTCGCCGAGATCGCAGCCGGGGCCATCGCCATGGGGCTGGGCGGGTACCTGGCGGCGCGCAGCGATGCCGAGCACTACGAGAGCGAGCGGCGCCGGGAGCAGCGCGAGGTGCGCGACAAGCCCCAGGCCGAGGCCGCCGAGGTGTTCGCAGTGCTGGAGGCCTACGGCGTGAAGGCCGAAGCGGCGACACCGCTCGTGCAGGCCCTGCAGCGCGACCCCGATCGGTGGGTGGACTTCATGATGCGCTTCGAGCTCGGGCTGGAGCGCCCGGACCCCCGGCGGGCGCTGCGCAGCGCCATCACCATCGGCGGCGCCTACGTCCTGGGGGGCCTCATCCCGCTGTGGCCGTACATGGTGATCGGGCACGTCATCACCGCGCTGACCGTCTCCTCGGCGGTGACCATCGTCGCCCTGCTCGTGTTCGGGTACGTCAAAGGACGGTTCACCGGCGCCCCACCCATCCCCAGCGCTCTGGGAACCGCCCTCATCGGCGGCGTCGCCGCCGGGGTGGCCTTCGCCATCGCCCAGGCCATCACCTGA
- a CDS encoding IlvD/Edd family dehydratase translates to MTAQPLRSRNWFGRRDLDGFVHRSWLKTEGFSDLVFDGRPVIGIANSWSELTTCNAHLRQVADAVKRGVWSAGGFPLEFPTISLGEVLMKPTTMLFRNLMAMDVEECLRAYPLDAVVLLSGCDKTTPAMLMGAASADIPAIMVTGGPMLRGKWRTEELGSGTDAWRLWAERRAGRLTDEELCEAEACMSRSAGHCMVMGTASTMASMAEALGMTLPGNAAVPASDSRRLVLAELSGRRAVEMALVGGPTPSRIMTAEAFDNAIRADMAIGGSTNAIIHLVAIAGRLGLALPLARFDTLSRGTPLLVNVRPSGKYLMEDFFYAGGLPAVLNQLLPLLHGGALTVNGATLADNVSTARCYNDDVIRPLALPLAPEGGTVVLSGNLCPDGAVLKQSAASAELLRHRGRAVVFDDHADLHRRIDDPGLPIDEQSVLVLKHAGPRGAPGMPEWGAAPIPARLLRQGVRDMVRISDARMSGTSYGTVVLHVAPESAIGGPLGLVRDGDEIELDVPARRLTLLVTEDELARRRAVWRPRPPHFTRGYGKLFLDHVLQANEGCDFDFLRGQTPVRVEDTAGPSHT, encoded by the coding sequence ATGACAGCACAGCCGCTCAGAAGCCGCAACTGGTTCGGGCGCCGGGACCTCGATGGATTCGTCCATCGCTCCTGGCTGAAGACCGAGGGGTTCAGCGACCTCGTGTTCGACGGCCGCCCCGTGATCGGCATTGCCAACTCCTGGTCCGAGCTCACCACCTGCAACGCCCACCTGCGCCAGGTCGCCGACGCGGTCAAGCGCGGAGTGTGGAGCGCGGGAGGCTTCCCGCTGGAGTTCCCCACCATCTCGCTGGGCGAAGTCCTCATGAAGCCCACCACCATGCTGTTCCGCAACCTCATGGCCATGGACGTCGAGGAGTGCCTGCGGGCCTATCCGCTGGACGCGGTGGTGCTCCTGTCCGGCTGCGACAAGACCACCCCCGCCATGCTGATGGGCGCGGCCTCCGCCGACATCCCGGCGATCATGGTCACCGGCGGGCCGATGCTGCGGGGCAAGTGGCGCACCGAAGAGCTGGGGTCGGGCACCGATGCCTGGCGGCTGTGGGCCGAACGACGGGCCGGGCGGCTCACCGACGAGGAACTGTGCGAGGCGGAAGCATGCATGTCCCGGTCGGCCGGCCACTGCATGGTGATGGGCACCGCATCCACGATGGCGTCCATGGCCGAGGCCCTCGGCATGACGCTGCCCGGCAACGCCGCCGTTCCGGCCTCGGACTCCCGCCGGCTCGTCCTGGCCGAGCTGTCCGGACGCCGCGCCGTGGAGATGGCCCTGGTCGGGGGGCCCACGCCGTCCCGGATCATGACCGCCGAGGCCTTCGACAACGCCATCCGCGCCGACATGGCCATCGGCGGATCGACGAACGCGATCATCCACCTGGTGGCGATCGCCGGCCGCCTCGGGCTGGCGTTGCCGCTGGCCCGGTTCGACACGCTGTCGCGGGGCACGCCCCTGCTGGTGAACGTCCGGCCGTCGGGCAAATACCTCATGGAGGACTTCTTCTACGCCGGCGGGCTGCCGGCGGTGCTCAACCAGCTCTTGCCGTTGCTCCATGGCGGCGCCTTGACCGTGAACGGGGCCACGCTGGCCGACAACGTGAGCACCGCCCGGTGTTACAACGACGACGTCATACGCCCGCTGGCGTTGCCGCTCGCCCCGGAGGGGGGCACCGTCGTGCTTTCGGGGAACCTCTGTCCGGACGGGGCGGTCCTCAAGCAGTCGGCCGCGTCGGCCGAACTGCTTCGGCATCGCGGCCGCGCCGTCGTCTTCGACGACCATGCCGACCTGCACCGTCGGATCGACGATCCCGGGCTGCCGATCGACGAGCAGTCCGTGCTCGTGCTCAAGCACGCCGGCCCGCGAGGGGCGCCGGGCATGCCGGAGTGGGGGGCGGCGCCGATCCCCGCCCGGCTCTTGCGGCAGGGCGTGCGGGACATGGTGCGGATCTCGGACGCCCGCATGAGCGGCACCTCGTACGGCACCGTCGTGCTCCACGTGGCGCCCGAGTCGGCCATCGGCGGCCCGCTCGGGTTGGTCCGCGACGGCGATGAGATCGAGCTCGACGTCCCCGCCCGGCGGCTGACGCTGCTGGTGACGGAAGACGAGCTTGCCCGGCGGCGCGCGGTCTGGCGCCCGCGCCCGCCACATTTCACCCGAGGCTACGGCAAGCTCTTCCTCGACCACGTCCTGCAGGCGAACGAAGGATGCGACTTCGACTTCCTGCGCGGCCAGACACCCGTACGCGTCGAGGACACGGCGGGCCCCTCGCACACCTGA